A stretch of Halomonas elongata DSM 2581 DNA encodes these proteins:
- a CDS encoding MFS transporter, whose protein sequence is MEATTTATATPPSRPGRLTGMSWAHFLNDGAANYLPGVLPAILISLNLSVALAGTIMAALLMGQALQPLVGIFADRVGGRIMIALGLAGSSLGGALVGLVSGFWSLLGVLVLIGVSNSFFHPQALAGIRQLGGERPGTAMSIFMVGGEVGRGVWPALASWVVVQWGLGYLWVLALPALCTLPFLLRWAPRLPPRAANATPIAWRRHAAPLTRLVAFSTLRSLMILSVVTYVPLMWTQSGGSLTTGASFITIMLVIGVIGNLGGGRLSDRFGRRALLVVAMSVAVIMLGAFLLASGIWLWIALGVLGICLFATLPLGILIAQDILPENRSLGSGMALGLSNALAALGVMGLGPVAAFWAPSTPLWIALLGGIVSVPLAIGLPEHEAPSA, encoded by the coding sequence ATGGAGGCAACGACCACCGCGACAGCCACGCCCCCTTCGCGCCCCGGGCGCCTGACCGGCATGAGCTGGGCCCACTTTCTCAATGATGGCGCCGCCAACTACCTGCCTGGCGTACTGCCGGCGATCCTGATCTCACTCAACCTGTCGGTGGCATTGGCCGGCACGATCATGGCAGCCCTGCTGATGGGCCAGGCCTTGCAACCTCTGGTAGGTATCTTCGCCGACCGGGTCGGGGGACGCATCATGATCGCCCTGGGACTGGCCGGCTCCTCGCTGGGCGGCGCCCTGGTGGGCCTGGTATCGGGCTTCTGGTCCCTGCTCGGCGTGCTGGTACTGATCGGCGTGTCCAACTCGTTCTTCCATCCCCAGGCACTGGCCGGCATCCGCCAACTGGGCGGTGAGCGTCCCGGTACCGCGATGTCGATCTTCATGGTCGGCGGCGAGGTCGGCCGCGGCGTCTGGCCGGCCCTGGCAAGCTGGGTGGTCGTACAGTGGGGACTGGGCTACCTGTGGGTCCTCGCTCTGCCCGCCCTGTGCACCCTGCCCTTCCTGTTACGCTGGGCGCCGCGGCTGCCGCCACGCGCGGCGAATGCCACGCCCATCGCCTGGCGTCGGCACGCCGCCCCCCTGACGCGGCTGGTGGCATTCTCCACCCTGCGCTCGCTGATGATCCTGTCGGTGGTGACCTATGTGCCCCTGATGTGGACTCAGTCGGGAGGCTCCCTGACCACAGGCGCCAGCTTCATTACCATCATGCTGGTCATCGGCGTGATCGGTAACCTGGGAGGCGGGCGACTTTCCGATCGTTTCGGACGCCGTGCTCTGCTGGTCGTGGCCATGAGCGTTGCCGTCATCATGCTCGGCGCCTTCCTGCTGGCCTCGGGAATCTGGCTGTGGATCGCCCTCGGCGTGCTCGGCATCTGCCTGTTTGCGACGCTACCGCTGGGCATTCTCATCGCCCAGGACATCCTGCCGGAGAACCGTTCGCTTGGTTCGGGCATGGCACTGGGGCTCTCCAATGCCCTGGCGGCGCTCGGCGTGATGGGACTGGGACCGGTCGCTGCGTTCTGGGCGCCTTCCACGCCACTGTGGATCGCCCTGCTCGGCGGTATCGTCAGCGTGCCACTGGCCATCGGCCTGCCCGAACACGAGGCACCCTCTGCCTGA
- a CDS encoding invasion associated locus B family protein yields the protein MFDRLAPRLCLAALLSLMAFVPQAFAQQQPTGNANVNTQQFQDWEVICPQDASQGPCTMNQVINNADSNQPMMRVVIANPPQIDNPVMTFLMPLGVRLAPGLQLSVGSGEPVQFPYQVCQQQGCRADLPLQPSLLQSLRGGTTATLSLIAPNDQRMDVDISLMGFTDAMSQI from the coding sequence ATGTTTGACCGTCTCGCACCGCGCCTCTGCCTTGCCGCGTTGCTTTCACTGATGGCCTTCGTGCCCCAGGCCTTCGCCCAGCAACAGCCGACGGGCAATGCCAACGTCAATACCCAGCAGTTCCAGGATTGGGAGGTGATCTGCCCGCAGGATGCCAGCCAGGGGCCCTGCACCATGAATCAGGTCATCAACAATGCCGACAGCAACCAGCCGATGATGCGTGTGGTGATCGCCAACCCGCCCCAGATCGATAACCCGGTGATGACCTTCCTGATGCCGCTGGGCGTTCGCCTGGCACCGGGCCTGCAGCTCAGCGTCGGTAGCGGAGAACCGGTGCAGTTCCCCTACCAGGTCTGCCAGCAACAAGGCTGCCGTGCCGATCTGCCGCTCCAGCCCTCGCTGCTGCAAAGCCTGCGTGGCGGCACCACCGCGACCCTGAGCCTGATCGCACCCAACGATCAACGCATGGACGTGGACATTTCGCTGATGGGCTTCACCGACGCCATGTCCCAGATCTGA
- the etfB gene encoding electron transfer flavoprotein subunit beta produces MRPDTTMTPALEVTALVSIGRHPVTGRARRADQDARGVELARSLANAEVSLLHAGELADANEPALRGYLGMGFSELSLLEQPEGADVLPALAETLDAASPHLVITGERAECGEGSGLLPYLLAERLGWPLVSGLAAVESVEDGVATLLQALPRGQRRRLKVRLPAIVTVDGAAPAPRQSAYGPARRGSFETIAGSVSHDEEWDEWQVQPARKRPKRLKIVKAASARDRFKAAAAKAEGGGGQVLTDVTPEQGAEAILKLLREEEVLR; encoded by the coding sequence ATGCGGCCTGACACAACCATGACGCCGGCGCTGGAGGTGACGGCGCTGGTTTCCATCGGTCGTCATCCGGTGACCGGCAGGGCGAGGCGTGCCGATCAGGATGCCCGGGGCGTGGAACTGGCGCGGTCGCTGGCGAACGCCGAGGTAAGCCTGTTGCATGCCGGTGAGCTGGCAGACGCGAACGAGCCGGCGTTGCGAGGCTATCTGGGTATGGGCTTCTCCGAGCTGTCGTTGCTCGAGCAGCCCGAAGGCGCCGATGTTCTTCCCGCGCTTGCCGAAACCCTGGACGCGGCTTCGCCGCATCTGGTGATCACCGGCGAACGCGCCGAATGCGGGGAAGGCTCGGGATTATTGCCCTACCTGCTGGCCGAGCGTCTCGGATGGCCCCTGGTGAGTGGCCTGGCGGCGGTGGAAAGCGTCGAGGATGGCGTGGCGACCCTGCTGCAAGCCTTGCCGCGCGGGCAGCGGCGGCGTCTCAAGGTGCGCCTGCCGGCCATCGTCACCGTCGACGGTGCGGCTCCCGCGCCCCGCCAGAGTGCCTATGGACCGGCGCGCCGCGGAAGCTTCGAGACGATCGCTGGCTCGGTCAGCCATGACGAGGAATGGGACGAGTGGCAGGTACAGCCCGCCCGCAAGCGCCCCAAGCGTCTGAAGATCGTCAAGGCGGCATCGGCGCGGGATCGTTTCAAGGCCGCGGCGGCCAAGGCCGAAGGCGGTGGCGGTCAGGTGCTGACGGATGTCACGCCGGAGCAGGGAGCCGAGGCGATCCTCAAGCTGTTGCGTGAGGAAGAAGTTCTGCGGTGA
- the etfA gene encoding electron transfer flavoprotein subunit alpha yields the protein MSDIKRRDPRKEWIARNRLHPQHLEVLAELGQGAASEWMGPNGVLRRNPHAIGFIGPNGIKRIDRSGAQQGVAGGGASTSSVVQKPLVEIDDPTFTVVVVPDMAGGRLSSHDRDLLGLARRFADANPDEQGAVVAVIFGSHKETSFDEAGIDRLLHLDSPDVTGYAPEARLGALAMVEQAWAPRYWLLPDSKLGGGEMGRRLAARLGERPATGVWQVEADAEMPSGWRCIARGAAESVDIQRPLPRVALALAECAEPVSETRHAAAELALPQPLPSMLSRIEDLGQVPVDPSGVALSEAEFILSAGNGVKDWEGFHHAAEVLGATEGASRVAVDDGFMARDRQVGATGTWVTARVYVAVGISGAIQHLQGIQTCEKVVAINMDPGCDMIKRADLAVIGDSARILEALVTLVEQAREEKRDAA from the coding sequence ATGAGTGATATCAAACGGCGCGACCCGCGCAAGGAATGGATCGCCCGCAATCGCCTGCATCCGCAGCACCTGGAAGTCCTGGCGGAGCTGGGCCAGGGGGCGGCCAGCGAATGGATGGGGCCGAACGGCGTGCTCCGTCGCAACCCTCATGCGATAGGTTTCATCGGCCCCAACGGCATCAAGCGAATCGACCGCAGCGGTGCCCAGCAGGGCGTGGCTGGTGGCGGAGCTTCGACATCGAGCGTGGTCCAGAAGCCGCTGGTCGAGATCGATGACCCGACCTTCACGGTCGTGGTGGTGCCGGACATGGCGGGTGGCCGTCTGAGCAGCCATGACCGGGACCTGCTCGGTCTGGCGCGCCGCTTTGCCGATGCGAACCCGGATGAGCAGGGCGCTGTCGTGGCCGTCATTTTCGGTTCCCACAAGGAGACGAGTTTCGACGAGGCGGGCATCGACCGCCTGCTGCATCTCGACTCGCCGGACGTGACGGGCTATGCGCCCGAGGCGCGGTTGGGCGCTCTGGCAATGGTCGAGCAGGCCTGGGCGCCCCGCTATTGGCTGCTGCCGGACTCCAAGCTGGGCGGTGGCGAGATGGGACGGCGCCTGGCGGCGCGCCTCGGCGAGCGACCGGCGACGGGGGTCTGGCAAGTCGAGGCGGATGCGGAAATGCCCTCGGGATGGCGCTGCATCGCGCGGGGCGCGGCGGAGTCGGTGGATATCCAGCGCCCCCTGCCGCGGGTCGCGCTGGCCCTGGCCGAATGTGCCGAACCGGTCAGCGAGACGCGCCATGCCGCCGCCGAGCTGGCCTTGCCCCAGCCGTTGCCGTCGATGCTGTCGCGTATCGAGGATCTCGGCCAGGTGCCGGTCGATCCATCCGGCGTCGCCCTGTCCGAGGCCGAGTTCATCCTGTCCGCCGGCAATGGCGTCAAGGATTGGGAAGGCTTTCATCATGCCGCCGAGGTACTGGGAGCCACCGAAGGGGCGTCCCGAGTGGCGGTGGACGATGGCTTCATGGCGCGCGACCGTCAGGTCGGCGCCACCGGCACCTGGGTGACGGCCCGGGTCTATGTGGCCGTGGGCATCAGTGGTGCCATCCAGCATCTGCAGGGCATCCAGACGTGCGAGAAAGTGGTGGCGATCAACATGGATCCGGGGTGCGACATGATCAAGCGTGCCGATCTGGCGGTGATCGGCGACTCGGCCCGGATACTCGAGGCCCTGGTCACCCTGGTGGAACAAGCGCGAGAGGAGAAACGCGATGCGGCCTGA
- a CDS encoding (Fe-S)-binding protein: protein MLDTLLPILIFSVLALAAVGAVRRVRLWRQGRPARVELLKGLASMPRRYLVDLHHVVARDKVMSNTHVATAGGFVAAAVLMILVHGFGLAEGVLGWLLLLTSGVMFVGSLFVARRRRNPPARLSRGPWMRLPKSLMAFSLGVFAITLPSVGLLPEGLLAGTGGVLLAFVLLLVVAWGLAEMLIGMGWGGPMKHAFAGALHLAFHRRPERFSTRRGGEGRSTGLKALDLEDPEAPLGVEKPADFTWNQLLGFDACVQCGRCEAVCPAFAAGQPLNPKKLIQDMVVGMAGGSDAQYAGSPYPDRPVGEHQGSPHGPIVAREGKALVDAETLWSCTTCRACVEECPMMIEHVDAIVDMRRFLTLEHGQTPGKGAEVLDNLIATDNPGGFDPGARMHWAADLELPLMSQRGQAEVLLWLGDGAYDMRNQRTLRALIKVLRAAGVDFAVLGDEERDSGDVARRLGDEATFQSLARRNIATLSKYRFERIVTCDPHSFHVLGNEYGELGGDYAVSHHSTFIAELYDAGRLDFRAWKGGRVTYHDPCYLGRYNGEFEAPRNVLKALGIEVAEMQRSGFRSRCCGGGGGAPITDVPGKQRIPDMRMGDVQETGADLVAVGCPQCTAMLEGVVDSDAEVRDIAELVADALVEGAPSSTPGPASTRQPLAEEVA from the coding sequence ATGCTCGACACCCTCCTGCCGATATTGATCTTCTCTGTCCTGGCGCTGGCCGCGGTCGGCGCCGTACGACGCGTCCGCCTGTGGCGTCAGGGACGCCCCGCCCGGGTCGAACTGCTCAAGGGACTCGCGTCCATGCCGCGCCGCTATCTGGTGGATCTGCACCATGTCGTGGCGCGCGACAAAGTGATGTCCAATACCCACGTGGCCACCGCCGGTGGCTTCGTGGCCGCTGCCGTGCTGATGATCCTGGTGCATGGTTTCGGGCTGGCCGAGGGCGTGCTCGGCTGGTTGCTGCTGCTGACCAGTGGCGTCATGTTCGTCGGCAGCCTGTTCGTGGCACGCCGTCGCCGCAACCCGCCGGCCCGCCTTTCCCGGGGGCCCTGGATGCGCCTGCCCAAGAGTCTGATGGCTTTCTCGCTTGGCGTGTTCGCCATCACTCTACCCAGTGTCGGCCTGCTGCCCGAGGGCCTGCTTGCGGGCACGGGTGGCGTCTTGCTGGCCTTCGTGCTGCTTCTGGTGGTGGCCTGGGGACTCGCCGAGATGCTGATCGGCATGGGCTGGGGCGGCCCGATGAAGCATGCCTTCGCCGGGGCGCTGCACCTGGCTTTCCACCGCCGGCCCGAACGCTTCTCCACCCGTCGCGGCGGGGAAGGACGCTCGACCGGCCTCAAGGCGCTGGATCTCGAGGATCCCGAGGCGCCGCTCGGCGTCGAGAAGCCTGCCGATTTCACCTGGAACCAGCTGCTGGGATTCGACGCTTGCGTACAGTGCGGGCGTTGCGAGGCAGTGTGCCCGGCCTTCGCCGCCGGTCAGCCGCTCAACCCCAAGAAACTGATCCAGGACATGGTGGTGGGCATGGCCGGTGGCAGCGATGCCCAGTATGCCGGCAGCCCCTATCCGGATCGGCCGGTAGGCGAGCATCAGGGCTCGCCCCACGGCCCCATCGTGGCCCGGGAAGGCAAGGCGCTGGTCGATGCCGAGACGCTGTGGTCCTGTACCACCTGCCGGGCTTGCGTCGAGGAATGTCCGATGATGATCGAACACGTCGATGCCATCGTCGACATGCGGCGCTTCCTGACCCTGGAACATGGCCAGACGCCTGGCAAGGGCGCCGAAGTGCTCGATAACCTGATCGCCACCGACAACCCTGGCGGCTTCGACCCCGGCGCGCGGATGCACTGGGCCGCCGACCTGGAGCTGCCGTTGATGTCCCAGCGCGGCCAGGCCGAAGTGCTGCTGTGGCTGGGTGACGGCGCCTACGACATGCGTAACCAGCGGACCCTGCGTGCCCTGATCAAGGTGCTGCGTGCCGCCGGTGTCGACTTCGCGGTGCTGGGCGACGAAGAGCGGGACAGCGGCGATGTGGCGCGCCGACTGGGCGACGAGGCAACCTTCCAGTCGCTGGCCCGTCGCAACATCGCCACGCTGTCGAAGTATCGCTTCGAGCGCATCGTCACCTGTGATCCGCACAGCTTCCATGTGCTGGGCAACGAGTATGGCGAGCTGGGTGGCGACTATGCGGTCTCCCACCACAGCACCTTCATCGCCGAGTTGTACGATGCTGGACGCCTCGATTTCCGCGCCTGGAAAGGAGGGCGTGTGACCTATCACGATCCCTGCTATCTCGGCCGCTACAACGGCGAGTTCGAGGCGCCGCGCAATGTGCTCAAGGCGTTGGGCATCGAGGTGGCCGAGATGCAACGCTCCGGTTTCCGTTCGCGCTGCTGCGGCGGCGGTGGTGGAGCGCCGATCACCGATGTGCCCGGCAAGCAGCGGATTCCCGACATGCGCATGGGCGACGTTCAGGAGACCGGTGCCGACCTGGTCGCCGTTGGCTGTCCGCAGTGCACGGCCATGCTGGAAGGCGTGGTCGACAGCGATGCCGAGGTCCGCGACATCGCCGAGCTGGTGGCGGATGCCCTGGTCGAAGGCGCACCCTCCAGCACGCCCGGACCGGCGTCGACCCGGCAGCCATTGGCTGAGGAGGTGGCGTGA